The window aaaaatatcatttcctgattgaattttgtatattttacaTAGGTATTGAGACTTTAGTAAAGGGATTGATAATCGATcatatcaaatattttaattcatGTACCACACTGTACATGTTTCATAGTATACTGTATAAGTATGCAATGCACAACAGTGGTAAACTTATGAAATTTTATGTTatgaatatcatttccctttcgTAAATATTAAAATCATTGTATGGATCATTTTTGGGATATTTTATATTAGAAAGTCTAAAATTGTAGGATTTGACCAAATCGCATGATAAATTTTACCATTTTGATGCTTATTTCATGAAAAACTAGATAAACGTCGAATACCAGTATCAACAAAAGGCGTTATGGGGAACCTACATTTTTATTCTTTGTATTGCAGTAATTAATAAAGGATTTTGTTGATCATAATCTTTAGAAAAATTATTCAAACTCGTATAGTTGCTGATCTTTGTTATAatacacttttatatataaaatataaaatagttttgTGGTGTATTTAGAATTATGCATAGcaaatttcattaataaattaacAGAGAATATAAAGGGTTTGTAACTTGTATCTATTTCATTTTGGGTAATCATTTGGCCATTTACAACCTCTTTATTTCTTGGTGTTTATGTGTATGTAATTGTATACATGTTGACTTGTTGTAAGTGGTCCAGTAAAAATGAGGTCAAATTGGATCAAAGGCCTCAAATGTATTGGGCTTTTACAGACTACTGAATTTAGATAACCAGCTTTCCTGTAGACTTGTAGTTATCTCTTGAGTCTCTTTCATTCATTTAAACATTATtctcaatttaaaaattttacacGTGAGAACCTTTTGGCGTTTGGTATATGGTTTTGCAATGGATTCTAAGAGTTTGTATTGATATAGTACCGTCTTAGGCCAGTGCTTATAACCGTCCTCCACGCGTCCCTATGCACAAAGACGCTGCAACCCTTAATGGCACTCATCGTCCTTGTGGCTGCGTTTGGTCCTTGTTCTCCTGCAACCCTTAATGGCACCCATCGTCCTTGTGGCTGCGTTTGGTCCTTGTTCTCCACCAAGAAGTTCGAGAACGCTCGGGTGGTGGGACCATTTGGGTTTgctttcttattctttttcttttttgtcactatgcatatatatttgtggtacatacaaatatatatatatacacacacacatagtaTTTGTGCTTATGTGTGGACTGCGTTTATGTTCTATGTGTGATGTGTGTGTGATGTACAGGTGGAGAAGAAGAGTATAGAAAAAAGGTATGGATTTAAcatagattttttattttagccCATGAAATAGTTTTAATTAGGGTGTGGATTTAACCCCTAAAGTTTTCTTATTGTGacatttatatcatatattttgtttatttgtttaatttctaaatgaaattattaataaaaaatttatttgtaattatttagttttaatgtaATGTCTCCAGTAATAATAGTATCTTgtttattaaatgtattttatttgaatggtgttttgttaataaaaaaaatataaaagaattgatgatgtggtgaaaAAATTATGAAGAAACTGTCCTTATAGACATTGAGAGTCCTGAGAAAAGTCCTGAGttatgtgatgctgatgtggcagtgaAGAAGTTCCAAGAAGTTCCCTCCTATAAGCACATGCCATACAATCTAAATATTGGAAAAGACTGTCATCTCACCTTTTAGAGTATTTCTTATGGGTAATTTTTATGTGAGAACTCTTCACCTAATATCAACTATAACCTAATTTATTCATTTGTGAATcaatttgttcatatattttcacatatgaacatcatgttataatttaaatattgttattgttttttcAATTCAAATAGTTCTCATATGAAcctctttctttttcaaaagtGTCTAAACGTTCAATGTTTACCATGATACTGGGGGTTTATTAGACCATTCACATCGGCAATTTATATCAACGTaccaatttttaataaaaaatcataaattttatttgttcCATTTACATCCAACTTAACTCAACATTTTACACCCATTTAACAACCCAACGTAAACTACAATAATTATCTAAAACAACCGTTCAAGTAATCTAGCTAGATTGACTGACCAATCTATTGACCAATCTGTGGTGATTTAGGAGGCACTTATTCAATACgagataatattattattattattattttttggatGATTAACTCATATTTGGGATCATGAATGGGGATAGTGTTAGACACTATATGTTAATGCGTTATCTAATTATGAtatttaaagttaattaatGAAGAAGGAAGATCATTTTACCACCTCTATGATTTATGATGACATCATAGATCAATATCCAAGAATTTGATGATTTATTTATCTATCGGGCCATCACTTCATTTCTGGAAATAAAGATGCACGTACGGTtccaaaaatatcaataattcAACTCTAGTTTAAATTTGGTCACCTTAAACCAAACTTAATTatgtcatcaaaatcaaaggtgCGTCAAGCAACTAAAAAGAGTACAAATTATAGATGTGGCTAATTTAATTTGGCCACTTTTCATGATCAATAGTAAGACATAGCAGCCATGTCTAAACCACGGACACAACCTTTAGTTGTGACATCAAGAACAACATTCTCTAAGTTCCATAAGCCATCCCACAAAACAAAATCCTCGTTCATCGAGTTCCCGGTGTTCGCCTGTTGATGATCAGAATCGTCTACAAACATTGTCGGgtaaaaaaggttttgtatcTCCTGAGGAACCATATCTTGTTGTGGCCAAACTAGTTTGTTATTTTCACTTTCCTCTAATAGTAACATTAACTTTTTCATGTCTTCATCATTCTTTTGTAATTGAAGTTGCTTTTGTTGTTCTTGATGAAATTGTTGTCGTTTCAAAAGGCGCGCTTTTAGCTTTATCGAATCCTCTAAGCACGTTTTCCCTTTATTATTGAAATGGGTTCTCCAGTAATTCTTGATCTCGTTATCTGTTCGTCCGGGTAAGCTTCTTGCAATTGTGGACCACCTATACACAAACACATACCATATGGTTAATTACTCCCAACACATTTGCATATATCGCGATCTCTTGGTTGATTGAAATTTTACAtacgtatatatacataaaaaaatacacaatGCAAGGAGATATATAGATCATGAACCTATTTCCCCATCGCGCATGTAGGTCAAGTATAATTCTTTCTTCATGAGGTGTAATTTTGCCCCTTTTTAGGTCTGGCCTAAGATAGTTCACCCACCTTAACCTACAACTTTTTGCATTCCTTTTCAGCCCtgcatatatatagtaattaagTCACTTTGAGATATATAGTTTCatctatgtgtatatatatgtataatggtaaaggtgaaaaaggaaaaaagagatGGTATATATAAATACCAGCAAGTCTAGCCACAGAATTCCATCTGCCTTCACCATGCACCTTGACATGTTTAATAAGCAAACGATCTTCTTCAGCAGTCCATGGACCTTTTCTCCAAAGCCCCACTTGCTCTTCCATAGATAtgctaattattattatttttaattagtgttGTTAATTACACTTGTGTCTTTAACTATCTTATAATAGTCACATATTTATACCACCCAAAATCCTCCTAGTAAAAGATCATCATCAAAGTCTTTAGGGTCACTATCAAAACCATCATCTATACCATATTCACTTCATATTCATGAACTTTCTCATATAACCCCACTTCACAACCTATTTTTACCAAACTGCCCCCATAGTCACAACCTATTTAGCATCTAAGTATACTATAGCTAAGCTTAAATATCTGATAACCTTATATTACCATTACCATTCCATATGTATAACTTTAATAatatactagtatatatatacaacacctATCTCAAATTTTCACTTTAGACCAAACGAAGGCTTAATTCCCGCTTAAGAGACTCTGAGTTTATATTTTGCTAAGGCCCCTCCTTATAATACCATACTTTTAATCAACTTTTTTCACTATTCATCATTTTCACTTTCTTctagacacaccaagaacactccacttcttccactattcatccattattttattatatcattttttttttcacaaaattaaacaaacacatttattataattaaaacacattttattattagaaaaacatattacaatacttaaaaataaaacataaaacacaccacaaattcttaaaaataaaacattaaacacattaacctacaaattaaacctaggaattaaaacacattaatcTATAATACAAACTAAACCTAGATATCCTTAAAATACGGCCCGTACTTATCCATAAGGTTTTTACACGAAGTCCCGAACATCTCCAACTCGTCTTCATCTATACTAGTGGGAATTGGCTGCTGCAGAAGCTTAGACGCCGCCTTAACCTGCTTTCGGAATCGATCATCATCTCTTTTCTTCTGTTCCTCCTCTATCTTCACCCTATCCTCATCAATTATTCTCATCTGCTCTTGTTGCAACAAGAGCATTTGATCAAGCTTGCTCAACGTCATTTTTGACCCACTCGAACCACCAGGGCTAGAAGTGGCATTTGAACCACTTGACAATTTCTGACTAACATTACGACCCGGTGGTCTCCGAATTGGGTCGTCTCCAAACAACCGGTCCATCGCTACATCCGGGTCTACACTCGACTGCCCACCAAAGTGCGACCCATCATCACCCAAATCAACATAATTACCTACGCCTCGTTTGGCAACACTATGTTCTTGCCAAAAGGCAGGACAATCTTTCAGCACATCGTAGCACGCCTCATACTGAAATCGGGGCGGTCCATGAACCCTCAAATACTACTCATGAACGACATTGTACATTTGTCTCTCATCTGCACCGCTCTGTCGTCCCTGCTCTTGCATCTTTTTCAAGATTGATCCAAACATCTTACAAGTACTCTTGATCTTGTTCAATTTCCCTTGTAGCTAACTCTTGTTTCGCTCTCCCgctggggggggggggtcctCATTGAACCATTTGATCACTTTACGCCAAAACATTGTCTCATCTTGGCTAATACCAACAATTGAGTCCTATGAAGCATTTGTCTACGCCTTAGACAACAAAACCGTTTCCTCCATGGACCACTTCGCCTTCTCCGCTGCAGCAACCCCTTTTTTGTCACTCGTTTGGGTGGTGCAGGAACTTCTTCGACTTCTTCCTCTGCAGAGGCGACACTAGTTCGTGCCGGTAGAGAAGAAGTCTCACCTACTAACCTCTGGTAGGATTGACTCGCAGCTTGAAATTCACAAAATTGTTGCAATAACATGAACTGCTGAAATTGTTCGTTAACTAGGGGCGAATCTAACAAGTTCGAAAATGATTAGTTCATCGAACCAAAGCTGGTAGAGGTCCCGTCATATTAGATGACGACATGgacgggggggggggggatctCACTAGAAGTGCGTCAAAATCAGCATCGAGAGTGTTTTGGTATTGGTTTGAAAGGTTTTTGTTTCTCCTAAACATTTTGGTGGATGAAATGTTGAGAGAAAGTGTAGTTTTTGAGTAAGAAATTGAAAGATGGAagtaatatatgaaaaaatggtGGTGAAATGTGAATAAGGTGTGTTGTTTAAataggaaaacaaaaaaaaatacaaaaaaattaagAGGAGCGGGGTTAAGGAACTAGCCGTTgctagttttaaaaaaaaatcgttttttatttttatttaagtcACATTCAAACTCAAACGGGCCCTACATGATACCAAGTCAATGCGTCTAATAACCGAACAAAGCACCAGACGTCGGCCTAAAGATGCCTCGTGCTACTTGCGTCTACTTGTTTGGCTGTGTCGGAAATACTTCGGACGGAGGGGGGAAGCACTATAAGGATAGGCCTAACAAGCaagtatatcaataaattattgGAAAATTTATTTATCTCCATAAGTACGTAATTTATGGGTCTTACACAAAGGAAACTAGTCAATGTAAACTCAAATACCACATTAGAAAAAAgtaataactatatattaacAATTTGAACAGTTAGTCAGTATTCAACATCAGGGAATACCTCACCGTATAATATATgttgaagccttgcacgtacttTAAAatacgagatgtagaccataagccgttacaggtgGTTCAGGGAAATAACCCACAAACTTGTCACTCCTAAGAGTCGAACCCAAGACCTATGGGAAAAACCAGGGATGCATCCGTCAATTAAGCTAGGTTCATTTGCATATATTAACAACTGTATATAAGATTGTAGAGTATTCGTATCATAATATCGGGCAAGCTAGATTGGTTAGACATACTTGGTACTCCATTAGTCCTCACAAactaataaagatattttaggaAATGAAAACGATGACATGTTCAATTAATCTAGATGAAATTCAATGAAGATAAAATGTGACAAAAAGGACGTCCAACAAAAGTAGTAATGAAAAGGCCTAAAGAGTTATTATATGATCTAAGCCAATGAGGTCTAGACGAATGTTTTGTTGCTTACTTCATTAAGGTGATAAATCTATGGTAATCACTATCATATCCAAATAATTTAGAATAAATGATTCCCAATTTAAGTAATGGAGTTGATtagaatattaattaattgattaatttattaatttcaagAAATAATAATTCCACACGTCACCAAGTAACATAGTGTTTCATAACACGTATTGGTACTTTAACTTGATGCGGGTCCATATTATGATGATATTAAAGTTACTCGTCTagctaaaagtatatatatatatactagtatttttttacccgcacgatgtgcggctgctttaaaaaggtgctcaataaaatgagatttgagttaaacttgcttaaaaaaacatttaatgaaacacttaatatgtgaacaaatgagttaatggaatggatcaataatgatcgtaaaaaaaaatatggacgaacaatctatttagtttcacttaattaaattaggaataacgtattcattatccaatcattaaactaattgttatatacacttgttttgaactaactcttcgtctaccatcataatatttttctcatcatcacaatgaaaaattgtattgttagaaaacaaaagaaaaaagagattatattaaccattatcataaaattcaaaaaaagataaaagaattaagCCAAAAActgtacataatttccatggtgatatgaacgaaaggattaacataactctttcagaaagttatgatattatacaaagctcttaattcatataagatgaatataatttagtggtgataaaaaaaacttataaactttaaatattgccactaatgattaatgcgatgagagtttcaactaaccaacggcctgggcaaacttttatataatcaccataaaaaaaacgaaaggaacctcatataaatgttgaataaaaaagataatgaaatatcattaggtatagacgtgattttttaaactaaagagaagttatcattttatctaatgagaagatcttagattcttacaatatatatatttatttattttaacatatataggttcatttgttttctaaatatatagtttatttaaagaaaaatatggagttgacacataggataaaatcttatgtggcaatttttcaaattagttttagattgcaaaaaagctttaaaatgcatggttaactattgttttataagagttatagatagtCAAAAGATAAAATGGGAACCATGAAATTATCGAGAACTGCGAGaactatattttaattaatttatttaaggatattattgtcatttacttaattattaaataaaaataaaccccCTTAAATAGCTCATTAGTTATTATAGTAGTTACAATCTAATTcagatttaattatttatgttataaataaacataaacgaCCAGAACACTTACAACAAAAGTACACCTTAATGACAAATATTCAacttagaaaaatataaataacaaaagtatATAGGCCCAAAAGATGTCTGCAAAAACAGGTGTTACATAATTAAATAAGCT is drawn from Erigeron canadensis isolate Cc75 chromosome 9, C_canadensis_v1, whole genome shotgun sequence and contains these coding sequences:
- the LOC122583475 gene encoding MYB-like transcription factor EOBI — its product is MEEQVGLWRKGPWTAEEDRLLIKHVKVHGEGRWNSVARLAGLKRNAKSCRLRWVNYLRPDLKRGKITPHEERIILDLHARWGNRWSTIARSLPGRTDNEIKNYWRTHFNNKGKTCLEDSIKLKARLLKRQQFHQEQQKQLQLQKNDEDMKKLMLLLEESENNKLVWPQQDMVPQEIQNLFYPTMFVDDSDHQQANTGNSMNEDFVLWDGLWNLENVVLDVTTKGCVRGLDMAAMSYY